One window from the genome of Microbacterium sulfonylureivorans encodes:
- a CDS encoding pseudouridine-5'-phosphate glycosidase produces the protein MTSRGLAVSPAVQSAVEDGRPVLALESTIFTHGLPRPRNVEVALDAEERVRSLGVTPATIGIVDGRPTVGLTEAEIERLSNADGVVKASLRDVAVIASKGLSAGTTVAATGYLAHRAGVRVFSTGGLGGVHRDAQQTFDESADLGTLASLPLIVVSAGVKSILDIPLTLERLETLNLAVIGYRTTDYPGFYIADSGHDIDYSVDSPADIAGIASVRDELGICSTILVANPVPADRQLDPALHDDVLTRALAAAAAAGIAGHDTTPFLLDFMQRETGGRSLDVNVEVYRGNVELGARIALAVAGGDR, from the coding sequence GTGACCTCTCGTGGCCTTGCCGTCTCACCGGCCGTGCAGTCCGCTGTCGAAGACGGGCGCCCGGTGCTGGCGCTGGAGTCGACGATCTTCACCCACGGCCTCCCCCGCCCTCGCAACGTCGAGGTCGCCCTCGATGCGGAGGAACGCGTGCGGTCCCTGGGCGTGACGCCGGCGACGATCGGCATCGTCGACGGGCGGCCGACCGTGGGGCTGACCGAGGCGGAGATCGAGCGGCTCTCGAACGCCGACGGCGTGGTGAAGGCCAGCCTTCGCGACGTCGCTGTCATCGCGTCCAAGGGTCTCAGCGCGGGAACGACGGTGGCGGCGACGGGCTACCTCGCCCATCGCGCCGGGGTGCGGGTGTTCTCGACAGGCGGTCTGGGCGGGGTGCATCGCGATGCGCAGCAGACCTTCGACGAGAGCGCGGACCTCGGCACCCTCGCGTCCCTCCCCTTGATCGTGGTCAGCGCCGGTGTGAAGTCGATCCTCGACATCCCGCTCACGCTCGAGCGACTCGAGACGCTCAACCTCGCGGTGATCGGGTATCGCACGACGGACTACCCGGGCTTCTACATCGCCGACTCGGGCCACGACATCGACTACTCGGTAGACTCCCCCGCCGACATCGCCGGCATCGCGTCCGTGCGCGACGAGCTCGGGATCTGTTCGACGATCCTCGTCGCCAATCCCGTGCCCGCCGACCGTCAGCTCGACCCCGCGCTCCACGACGACGTGCTCACCCGCGCACTCGCCGCCGCCGCGGCGGCGGGCATCGCCGGCCACGACACGACCCCGTTCCTCCTCGACTTCATGCAGCGCGAGACCGGCGGCCGCAGCCTCGACGTCAACGTCGAGGTGTACCGCGGGAACGTCGAGCTGGGTGCCCGGATCGCCCTCGCCGTCGCCGGCGGCGACCGATGA
- a CDS encoding DUF6458 family protein produces the protein MSIGAGIALFAIGAILAFAVNVEVEWVNLDMIGYILMGAGLVIFLVGIVLMARRRRTESVTHTAVDPTSNERVTRRSTSAPDDVAGL, from the coding sequence ATGAGCATCGGAGCAGGAATCGCACTGTTCGCCATCGGCGCCATCCTGGCGTTCGCCGTGAACGTGGAGGTCGAGTGGGTGAACCTCGACATGATCGGCTACATCCTGATGGGCGCCGGACTGGTGATCTTCCTCGTCGGGATCGTCCTGATGGCGCGCCGCCGCCGGACCGAGTCGGTCACGCACACCGCCGTCGACCCGACGTCCAACGAGCGGGTCACACGCCGGTCGACCAGCGCTCCCGACGACGTGGCAGGTCTCTGA
- a CDS encoding GNAT family N-acetyltransferase gives MSSSEDLIRLWPAAGVRVRSGDLELRWIDDDLLLELAELAARGVHAPDAMPFEHPWTRGTPDEVARSVLAYQWKMRAEVSPAKFVLELGVLIDGEPVGVQGLVAHEWPVLRRVTTGSWLGLAHQGRGIGRRMRVLALHLAFAGLAAREAATGAFADNPASNGVTRRLGYEENGSVLVSREGVAALHHNFRMTREQWGRLREQHATILGSPVAMDGVDALRGFLGAPPA, from the coding sequence ATGTCCTCATCGGAAGACCTGATCCGTCTCTGGCCGGCCGCCGGCGTCCGCGTGCGCAGCGGAGACCTCGAGCTGCGCTGGATCGACGACGATCTGCTGCTCGAGTTGGCGGAGCTCGCGGCGCGCGGCGTCCACGCGCCCGATGCCATGCCGTTCGAGCACCCGTGGACGCGCGGCACCCCCGATGAGGTAGCCCGCAGCGTCCTCGCCTATCAGTGGAAGATGCGGGCAGAGGTCTCCCCCGCGAAATTCGTGCTCGAGCTCGGGGTGCTCATCGACGGAGAGCCGGTCGGCGTTCAAGGGCTCGTCGCGCACGAGTGGCCCGTGCTCCGGCGCGTGACCACCGGCTCTTGGCTCGGGCTCGCCCATCAGGGGCGCGGGATCGGCCGACGGATGCGTGTGCTGGCGCTGCATCTCGCGTTCGCCGGTCTGGCCGCCCGCGAGGCGGCGACCGGTGCGTTCGCGGACAACCCCGCCTCGAACGGTGTCACGCGGCGCTTGGGGTACGAGGAGAACGGATCGGTGCTGGTCTCCCGCGAGGGCGTGGCCGCGCTCCACCACAACTTCCGGATGACGCGGGAGCAGTGGGGGCGACTGAGAGAGCAGCACGCCACGATCCTCGGCTCCCCCGTCGCCATGGACGGGGTCGACGCGCTTCGGGGCTTCCTCGGCGCGCCGCCGGCCTAG
- a CDS encoding phosphotransferase yields the protein MEQELSGGNMDPVMRVDDTVRRVAGPWTPAVHAWLDACEAAGIAGVPRALGIDERGREILTYLDGAVLADAEPDVRWSEGILGAAAGLLRSIHDASVPLVADTGLSWRSPRHAPAQVICHNDFATYNLIVRAGALVGVIDFDFASPGSRLWDLAYLAYRIVPYAEDAADSDQLDRERRLRLLIDAYGISFAPDDVRAAAAGRLDELAAFTRGRARETARVDFLDHAAMYERDAARLRHLGPFG from the coding sequence GTGGAACAGGAACTCTCCGGCGGCAACATGGACCCCGTGATGCGAGTCGACGACACCGTTCGGAGAGTCGCGGGTCCGTGGACGCCGGCTGTGCATGCGTGGCTCGACGCGTGTGAGGCCGCGGGGATCGCCGGAGTGCCCAGAGCGCTCGGAATCGACGAGCGCGGCCGCGAGATCCTCACGTATCTCGACGGCGCCGTGCTCGCGGACGCGGAGCCCGACGTGCGGTGGTCCGAAGGAATCCTCGGAGCGGCCGCCGGCCTGCTCCGGAGCATCCACGACGCGAGCGTGCCGCTGGTCGCCGATACGGGACTGTCGTGGCGATCACCTCGGCACGCGCCCGCCCAGGTGATCTGCCACAACGACTTCGCCACCTACAACCTGATCGTGCGCGCCGGTGCGCTCGTCGGCGTCATCGATTTCGACTTCGCCTCGCCGGGGTCGCGTCTGTGGGACCTCGCATACCTCGCGTATCGGATCGTCCCGTATGCGGAGGATGCTGCGGACAGCGATCAACTCGATCGCGAACGCAGACTGCGGTTGCTCATCGACGCCTACGGCATCTCATTCGCGCCCGACGATGTGCGGGCTGCCGCGGCCGGTCGTCTCGACGAACTCGCGGCGTTTACTCGCGGGCGCGCGAGAGAGACAGCGCGAGTGGACTTCCTCGATCATGCGGCGATGTACGAGCGGGATGCTGCGCGCCTGCGTCATCTCGGACCATTCGGGTAA
- a CDS encoding DUF7507 domain-containing protein codes for MGTASSPGVQPRTRAWAVIVVGALIGALATALPAPPDASTPAVAAPGDPGEPAPPTVVYDEGFENAPDSGFPLLLTSYVSSVGGTYTADPAWASYPNCNGFIMSTTNTQSPGSCGNEAIGYASLRKLAYALGTINGSADAGTNSINAAYTYNNAANNAIEFETVTPIQLATPSRYLTFSVNAAATNCYSYHPRLQFHVRSGSPAVETPLGGVIDPCSDPRSQVLSTGPITGGSTQPYRGGSFPASASFVTTSSSIGIVMRNLTGTGAGNDGAFDDIRILDVTPSLDKSFSMPDISGRSRLTLTVTNTDELASKLGWSATDTLQPGLVVASPSNASSTCANGSVTATSGASTISVAGDLTTGMAFCTFTVDVTTATTPTLEAPQSYQNCASDLSPLVGLDPPDVCATVTFFAPPQLQIDKTTTATTASKAGDTVTYAVTLSNIGGTAYTVAQPASFSDDLAGILDDAAYNGDATASGGAPPPTYSASTLSWTGPLAAGASVTVSYSVELTLAGDGVLQNTATVPDGPSATSTVAIPLQPALSLVKSATPSDEPGYVLGAVISYAFVITNTGNVAITDLSLTEDQFTGVGPVSTFTCAFAPVLMPGSQVVCTATYTLQQPDIDQGGVDNAATARGVDPDGAVVVSNQSSVATPAPATPALTIEKSASDGPFTSAGDLVAYSFLITNTGNVTLTEVGVAEEPALFTGSGVVSLAACPTTTLIPGATVTCTATYPLTQQDVDQGTVENSATAVAVSPADDDIESAPSTAVVTVAAVPSLSIVKTAGPGGFTRAGEVVSYSFVVVNTGNVTLTDIAVEELTFTGTGGPLTIACPAGSASLAPGDDVTCTADYSLTQSDIDSGSIANSAMATAAPPVGPRTSAMPSPVQIAFVAAPALAIDKTSSRATVTASGQSIDYTFVVTNSGNVTIRDVSIAEGTFTGTGAFSAIRCPAAESAALPPGSRISCTATYTTTQDDIDGSPALYAAATRAPTDTLFNTAAATGTPPSGVSISSADDTVTIAIAPTTALELIKTVAPMTVTGAGSSVDYAFEVTNSGTATLTFLTITETAFTGTGTPPLPLCPSDVLAPGATVTCTATYVTTAADVASGHVDNTATASALAPDQSTVTSDDADASFTMLLPTEPSPSPSLPAPGLPATGQGSVTGLLAIGVLVTLLGSALLTSTKRRATH; via the coding sequence ATGGGCACAGCGTCGAGCCCGGGGGTACAGCCTCGCACGCGTGCTTGGGCGGTGATCGTCGTGGGCGCGCTGATCGGCGCCCTCGCCACTGCTCTGCCTGCGCCCCCTGATGCGTCGACACCGGCCGTCGCCGCGCCCGGCGACCCTGGAGAACCCGCTCCCCCGACGGTCGTGTACGACGAAGGGTTCGAGAACGCTCCGGACAGCGGTTTCCCGCTCCTGCTGACCAGCTACGTCTCGAGCGTCGGCGGCACGTACACGGCCGATCCGGCATGGGCGTCGTACCCGAACTGCAATGGCTTCATCATGTCCACGACGAATACGCAGAGTCCCGGCTCGTGCGGCAACGAGGCGATCGGATACGCCTCGCTCCGCAAACTCGCGTATGCGCTCGGCACCATCAACGGCTCAGCTGACGCCGGCACCAACAGCATCAACGCCGCCTACACGTACAACAACGCCGCAAACAACGCTATCGAGTTCGAGACGGTGACACCGATCCAGCTCGCCACACCATCCCGCTATCTCACGTTCTCCGTCAACGCCGCCGCGACGAACTGCTACAGCTACCACCCGCGACTCCAATTCCATGTGAGGAGCGGCTCCCCCGCCGTCGAGACGCCCCTCGGCGGCGTCATCGATCCGTGCTCGGATCCCCGGTCACAGGTCCTGAGCACCGGTCCGATCACCGGCGGCTCCACTCAGCCATACCGAGGCGGCTCGTTCCCGGCGTCCGCCTCGTTCGTCACGACGTCGAGCTCGATCGGCATCGTGATGCGAAATCTCACCGGAACGGGCGCGGGCAATGACGGGGCGTTCGACGACATCCGCATCCTCGACGTCACCCCCTCGCTCGACAAGTCGTTCTCGATGCCCGACATCAGCGGTCGGTCGAGGCTCACCTTGACTGTGACCAACACCGACGAGCTGGCGTCGAAGCTGGGGTGGTCGGCGACGGATACACTCCAACCCGGTCTCGTCGTGGCGAGCCCCTCCAACGCCTCATCCACGTGCGCGAACGGGAGCGTCACCGCCACGTCCGGCGCGAGCACGATCTCGGTGGCGGGCGATCTCACGACCGGCATGGCGTTCTGCACGTTCACCGTCGACGTCACGACCGCGACCACACCGACCCTCGAAGCTCCGCAGAGCTACCAGAACTGCGCTAGCGACCTCTCTCCGCTCGTCGGCCTCGACCCGCCCGACGTGTGCGCCACCGTCACCTTCTTCGCTCCCCCGCAGCTGCAGATCGACAAGACGACCACCGCGACGACGGCGTCCAAGGCGGGCGACACCGTGACCTACGCCGTGACACTCAGCAACATCGGCGGCACGGCGTACACCGTCGCCCAGCCTGCGTCCTTCTCGGACGATCTCGCCGGGATCCTCGATGATGCCGCGTACAACGGCGACGCCACCGCGTCAGGAGGCGCACCGCCACCGACATATTCCGCGAGCACCCTCAGCTGGACGGGACCTCTCGCAGCCGGGGCATCCGTGACCGTCTCGTACTCCGTGGAGCTCACGCTCGCCGGCGACGGCGTCCTGCAGAACACCGCGACCGTTCCGGACGGTCCGTCCGCGACATCCACCGTGGCGATCCCCCTCCAGCCCGCACTCTCGCTGGTGAAATCCGCAACGCCCTCGGACGAGCCAGGCTACGTTCTGGGCGCCGTCATCTCCTATGCCTTCGTGATCACGAACACCGGCAACGTCGCGATCACGGACCTCTCCCTGACCGAGGACCAGTTCACGGGAGTCGGACCCGTCTCCACATTCACCTGCGCTTTCGCCCCCGTGCTCATGCCCGGCAGCCAAGTCGTGTGCACTGCCACGTACACGTTGCAGCAGCCCGACATCGATCAGGGCGGTGTCGACAATGCCGCGACGGCGAGGGGTGTCGACCCTGACGGCGCAGTCGTCGTTTCGAACCAGTCCAGCGTCGCCACGCCGGCGCCCGCGACACCTGCCCTGACGATCGAGAAGTCAGCCAGCGACGGGCCTTTCACGTCTGCCGGAGACCTCGTCGCCTATTCGTTCCTCATCACCAACACCGGGAATGTGACACTGACCGAGGTCGGTGTGGCCGAGGAGCCGGCCCTCTTCACAGGATCCGGGGTGGTCTCCCTCGCGGCCTGCCCGACGACGACCCTGATCCCCGGAGCCACCGTCACCTGCACAGCGACCTACCCGCTCACCCAGCAGGACGTCGACCAGGGCACGGTGGAGAACAGCGCGACCGCCGTCGCAGTGAGCCCCGCCGACGACGACATCGAATCGGCGCCTTCCACGGCGGTCGTCACCGTGGCGGCCGTCCCTTCGCTGTCGATCGTCAAGACCGCCGGACCGGGTGGCTTCACCCGCGCCGGCGAGGTGGTCAGCTACAGCTTCGTCGTGGTGAACACCGGCAATGTCACCCTCACGGACATCGCCGTCGAAGAGCTCACCTTCACCGGCACGGGCGGACCACTGACGATCGCCTGTCCCGCCGGATCAGCAAGCCTCGCGCCGGGCGACGACGTGACCTGCACCGCCGACTACAGCCTCACCCAGTCCGATATCGACTCCGGCTCAATAGCCAATTCCGCCATGGCCACCGCCGCGCCACCTGTCGGCCCTCGAACCTCGGCGATGCCCTCGCCGGTGCAGATCGCATTCGTCGCCGCTCCGGCGCTCGCCATCGACAAGACGTCGAGTCGCGCCACCGTCACCGCATCCGGTCAGTCGATCGACTACACCTTCGTGGTGACCAACAGCGGCAATGTCACCATCCGCGACGTCTCCATCGCCGAAGGCACCTTCACCGGCACGGGTGCCTTCTCGGCGATCCGGTGCCCTGCGGCCGAGTCCGCTGCACTTCCACCCGGGTCCCGCATCAGCTGCACTGCCACGTACACCACGACCCAAGACGACATCGACGGCAGTCCCGCACTCTATGCGGCCGCCACCCGAGCCCCCACCGACACGCTGTTCAATACGGCGGCGGCGACGGGCACTCCCCCCTCTGGCGTCAGCATCTCCTCGGCCGATGACACCGTCACGATCGCGATCGCTCCCACCACAGCCCTCGAGCTCATCAAGACCGTCGCCCCGATGACCGTGACGGGCGCCGGGAGCAGCGTCGACTACGCCTTCGAGGTCACCAACTCCGGCACCGCGACGCTCACCTTCCTCACCATCACCGAGACCGCGTTCACCGGCACCGGCACGCCGCCGCTTCCCCTCTGCCCCTCCGACGTCCTCGCGCCGGGCGCCACCGTGACCTGCACGGCCACCTACGTCACGACGGCCGCGGATGTCGCTTCCGGTCACGTCGACAACACCGCCACCGCCTCGGCTCTCGCTCCCGACCAGTCGACCGTCACCAGCGACGACGCGGATGCCTCCTTCACGATGCTCCTCCCGACGGAACCCTCCCCGTCCCCCTCGCTCCCGGCGCCCGGCCTCCCTGCGACAGGCCAGGGCAGTGTGACCGGACTGCTCGCGATCGGCGTCCTGGTCACGCTCCTGGGCAGCGCACTCCTCACATCGACCAAGCGGCGCGCGACCCACTGA
- a CDS encoding AEC family transporter, whose product MWESLTGFVVVGVAILVGWIIGRIDLLGEHGRPVLARLTFFVLSPFLLFVVLAQADVRTLFSALLPVSAITAVTIIAAYTLIARFAWKRSVGETVIGALSAGQVNSNNIGIPLSLYLLGSAAYPAPVILLQLLIFTPITMAILDAVTFGRATLWRSIARTATNPIVLGSVLGTLVSVTGLDLPPVVLEPAVVVANACVPVLLISYGMSLVGQRVLAPSGRRRDVILATALKLVAMPLLAWVVAEFVFGLGAQDVLIVVVLAALPTAQNVFNYSQRYDVGETISRDTVFLTTVGCLPVLIGVTLLLG is encoded by the coding sequence ATGTGGGAGTCGCTCACCGGGTTCGTCGTCGTGGGCGTGGCGATCCTCGTCGGGTGGATCATCGGCCGCATCGACCTCCTCGGCGAGCACGGTCGCCCGGTGCTCGCCCGCCTGACGTTCTTCGTGCTGTCGCCGTTCCTGCTGTTCGTCGTGCTCGCCCAGGCCGACGTCCGCACGCTGTTCTCGGCGCTCCTGCCGGTGTCGGCGATCACCGCGGTCACGATCATCGCCGCCTACACGCTGATCGCCCGGTTCGCGTGGAAGCGCTCGGTCGGCGAGACCGTCATCGGCGCATTGAGCGCCGGACAGGTCAACTCCAACAACATCGGCATCCCGCTGTCGCTGTACCTGCTGGGAAGCGCCGCATATCCCGCACCGGTGATCCTGCTCCAGCTGCTGATCTTCACACCGATCACGATGGCGATCCTGGATGCCGTGACCTTCGGTCGCGCGACGCTGTGGCGCTCGATCGCACGAACCGCGACGAACCCGATCGTCCTCGGCTCGGTGCTCGGAACCCTCGTATCGGTGACCGGCCTCGACCTCCCGCCGGTCGTCCTCGAACCCGCCGTGGTGGTCGCGAACGCGTGCGTACCGGTCCTGCTGATCAGTTACGGCATGTCACTCGTGGGCCAGCGCGTCCTCGCCCCGTCCGGACGGCGGCGTGACGTGATCCTCGCCACGGCGCTGAAGCTCGTCGCGATGCCGCTCCTGGCGTGGGTCGTCGCGGAGTTCGTCTTCGGACTCGGCGCGCAGGACGTCCTGATCGTGGTCGTCCTGGCCGCTCTCCCCACCGCGCAGAACGTGTTCAACTACTCACAGCGGTACGACGTCGGCGAGACGATCTCGCGCGACACCGTCTTCCTCACGACAGTGGGCTGCCTGCCTGTGCTGATCGGCGTCACGCTGCTGCTCGGCTGA
- a CDS encoding DUF6510 family protein, with amino-acid sequence MRAENATATVDGNALAGLLSDVFAGDATTLVGVCGGCGAAARLAETVVELDEAGAIVRCRSCTHTLLTVLRAGGGIRIVFGMLRELSRD; translated from the coding sequence ATGCGTGCGGAGAATGCGACGGCAACCGTCGACGGCAATGCCCTGGCGGGGCTGCTGTCCGATGTGTTCGCGGGCGACGCCACGACACTCGTGGGCGTGTGCGGCGGCTGCGGTGCGGCGGCACGGCTCGCCGAGACCGTCGTCGAGCTGGATGAGGCCGGGGCGATCGTGCGCTGCCGCTCGTGCACGCACACGCTCCTCACGGTGCTGCGTGCCGGCGGCGGCATCCGGATCGTTTTCGGCATGCTGCGGGAGCTCTCGCGGGACTGA
- a CDS encoding FAD-binding oxidoreductase, which produces MTVGGWRAARIESVEDATPSARVLRLAVPGWPGSDAGQHVDIRLTAEDGYQAERSYSLGSYGDGEAIELAVDEIPDGEVSPYLVRDVIPGDELEVKGPLGGYFVWRPGGAGAVQLVAGGSGIVPLMAMARAARDAGAAASFRLLYSARRAEDAIYREELDGASGSGGVAVTWAFTRAAPDGWTGRVGRLDDQAIRAAVWDPAREPTVYVCGPTGFVEHVADALVRLGHPPQRIKTERFGGA; this is translated from the coding sequence GTGACCGTCGGCGGGTGGCGGGCCGCGCGCATCGAATCCGTCGAGGATGCGACGCCGAGCGCTCGTGTCCTGCGTCTCGCGGTCCCCGGCTGGCCGGGGAGCGACGCGGGGCAGCATGTCGACATCCGCCTGACCGCAGAGGACGGATACCAGGCCGAGCGGTCCTATTCGCTCGGCTCCTACGGGGACGGCGAGGCGATCGAGCTCGCCGTCGACGAGATCCCCGACGGCGAGGTCTCGCCGTACCTCGTGCGCGACGTGATCCCCGGCGACGAGCTCGAGGTCAAGGGCCCCCTCGGCGGCTACTTCGTCTGGCGCCCCGGGGGAGCCGGCGCTGTGCAGCTCGTCGCCGGCGGTTCGGGGATCGTGCCGCTGATGGCGATGGCGCGTGCCGCGCGGGATGCGGGGGCCGCGGCATCCTTCCGGCTGCTCTACTCCGCGCGTCGAGCCGAAGACGCGATATATCGCGAGGAGCTCGACGGAGCGTCCGGATCCGGGGGAGTGGCGGTGACCTGGGCCTTCACACGGGCGGCGCCGGACGGGTGGACCGGCAGGGTCGGTCGTCTCGATGACCAGGCGATCCGGGCGGCGGTGTGGGATCCGGCGCGCGAGCCGACCGTCTACGTGTGCGGGCCGACGGGGTTCGTGGAGCACGTCGCCGACGCGCTCGTGCGACTCGGGCATCCGCCGCAGAGGATCAAGACCGAACGGTTCGGAGGCGCATGA
- a CDS encoding sulfite oxidase-like oxidoreductase has protein sequence MAVFSRGFGARRRESDPQLPPGQYLTDDFPVLSAGPTPRIDTAEWSFSVRSESGDDVSWSWDEFLALGPEDVSTDIHCVTRWSKLGTSWRGVSLDAVFDHVETDASFAMAHSYGGYTTNLALDDLLGGKAWVAFEFDGEPLDPEHGGPARLLVPHLYFWKSAKWVRGLTLMDQDEPGFWEQNGYNMHGDPWTEERYW, from the coding sequence ATGGCAGTCTTCTCGAGGGGCTTCGGCGCGCGACGCCGCGAGAGCGATCCGCAGCTCCCGCCGGGTCAGTACCTGACGGACGACTTCCCGGTGCTCTCCGCCGGCCCGACGCCGCGCATCGACACCGCCGAGTGGTCGTTCTCCGTCCGAAGCGAATCAGGCGACGACGTGTCGTGGTCCTGGGACGAGTTCCTCGCGCTCGGCCCGGAGGACGTCTCGACCGACATCCACTGTGTCACGCGATGGTCGAAGCTCGGCACCTCGTGGCGGGGGGTGTCCCTCGACGCGGTGTTCGACCACGTCGAGACGGATGCGTCGTTCGCAATGGCCCACTCGTACGGCGGTTACACGACCAACCTCGCGCTCGACGACCTGCTCGGAGGGAAGGCGTGGGTCGCTTTCGAGTTCGACGGCGAGCCGCTCGACCCCGAGCACGGGGGCCCCGCGCGCCTTCTGGTGCCGCATCTGTACTTCTGGAAGAGCGCCAAGTGGGTGCGCGGCCTCACGCTCATGGATCAGGACGAGCCGGGCTTCTGGGAGCAGAACGGCTATAACATGCACGGCGATCCGTGGACCGAGGAGCGGTATTGGTGA